From a region of the Myroides sp. JBRI-B21084 genome:
- a CDS encoding acyl-CoA thioesterase, whose amino-acid sequence MQQDTIKVRVRYAETDQMGVVYHGNYAQYFEMGRVEWLRNKGISYKELEMQGIMLPVVSLHMNYKKPAYYDDELSIVTTMIYLGGVKIEFNYEIFNEQGDLLTTAHTVLVFVDMKTKRPTAVPDFLMKLVNG is encoded by the coding sequence ATGCAACAAGATACAATAAAAGTACGTGTGCGTTATGCAGAAACCGACCAAATGGGTGTGGTTTATCATGGTAATTATGCTCAATATTTTGAAATGGGTAGGGTGGAATGGCTTAGAAATAAAGGGATTTCATATAAAGAACTAGAAATGCAAGGAATTATGTTACCTGTGGTTTCGTTACATATGAATTACAAAAAACCTGCGTATTATGATGACGAATTATCTATTGTTACTACGATGATTTACTTAGGTGGTGTAAAGATTGAATTTAACTATGAAATTTTTAATGAACAAGGCGACTTATTAACAACTGCACATACTGTTTTGGTGTTTGTAGATATGAAAACCAAGCGCCCTACTGCAGTTCCTGATTTTTTAATGAAGTTAGTAAACGGGTAA
- a CDS encoding IMPACT family protein has product MTDTFKTIESPSEEILFKEKNSKFYGYAFPVQTESEVKEILEQLKKQHYAARHWCYAYQLGTLKTTYRANDDGEPNNSAGMPIYGQIQSFNVTNILIVVVRYFGGVKLGVGGLVSAYKTAAEMALQNSIIIEKTINTHYLIKFDYKNMNKVMRVIKEKNVNIVNQVLELSCLIEISCRLTQKDEIYNAFNHIFEVEITEKKN; this is encoded by the coding sequence ATGACTGATACTTTTAAAACAATAGAAAGCCCTAGCGAAGAAATATTGTTTAAAGAAAAAAACAGTAAATTTTATGGTTATGCTTTTCCTGTACAAACCGAAAGTGAGGTAAAAGAAATTTTAGAACAACTTAAAAAACAACATTACGCTGCAAGGCATTGGTGTTATGCATATCAATTAGGCACTTTAAAAACTACTTATAGGGCTAACGATGATGGCGAACCTAACAACAGCGCAGGTATGCCTATTTACGGACAAATTCAATCGTTTAATGTTACAAATATTTTAATAGTTGTGGTACGTTATTTTGGTGGAGTTAAATTAGGAGTTGGCGGTTTGGTTTCCGCTTATAAAACTGCTGCCGAAATGGCACTACAAAACAGTATAATTATTGAAAAAACAATAAACACACACTACTTAATTAAGTTTGATTACAAAAACATGAATAAAGTAATGCGTGTTATTAAAGAAAAAAACGTAAATATTGTAAACCAAGTTTTAGAATTAAGTTGCTTAATTGAAATTTCCTGCCGATTAACTCAAAAAGACGAAATTTACAATGCCTTTAATCACATTTTTGAAGTTGAGATTACCGAAAAAAAAAACTAA
- the ribD gene encoding bifunctional diaminohydroxyphosphoribosylaminopyrimidine deaminase/5-amino-6-(5-phosphoribosylamino)uracil reductase RibD, with product MRTNEHFMQRALFLAKKGLAAAMPNPSVGAVIVHKDTIIGEGFTSAFGGAHAEVNAINAVKNKDLLKQSTLFVTLEPCSHFGKTPPCADLIVNMQIPNVVIGCVDPFAKVAGKGIEKLKNAGVNVLVGILENECIKSNQRFFTFNQKKQPYIILKWAESADGFTAPKNQNEQKPVWISNNYARQLTHKWRSEEMAILVGTQTVLKDNPSLTTRDFFGKNLVRIYIDTNHKINTAFAITNFDGKTICLCAELPLKPIDKIIYKKIDFKNLPVEVVRICMEENLQSLIIEGGTNTLQQFINANYWNEARVFKSEIQLKTGIKAALLNNATQISTQKIKNNILTYFKNPKND from the coding sequence ATGCGTACCAACGAACATTTTATGCAAAGGGCTTTATTTTTAGCTAAAAAAGGGTTAGCTGCCGCTATGCCAAATCCATCGGTTGGTGCAGTAATTGTTCACAAAGATACAATTATTGGCGAAGGTTTTACAAGTGCTTTTGGCGGTGCACATGCCGAAGTAAACGCTATAAATGCAGTTAAAAATAAAGATTTACTAAAGCAAAGTACTTTGTTTGTAACTTTAGAACCTTGTAGCCATTTTGGAAAAACACCGCCTTGTGCCGATTTAATTGTAAACATGCAAATACCAAATGTGGTAATTGGTTGTGTGGATCCGTTTGCGAAAGTTGCAGGTAAAGGCATTGAAAAACTTAAAAATGCAGGTGTGAATGTTTTGGTTGGAATTTTAGAAAATGAATGTATAAAAAGCAACCAACGTTTTTTTACTTTTAATCAAAAAAAACAACCTTATATTATTTTAAAATGGGCTGAGTCGGCCGATGGATTTACAGCTCCAAAAAATCAAAACGAGCAAAAACCTGTTTGGATTTCAAACAATTACGCGCGCCAACTTACACATAAATGGCGCAGCGAAGAAATGGCTATTTTAGTAGGAACACAAACGGTTTTAAAAGATAATCCGTCGTTAACAACTCGTGATTTTTTTGGAAAAAATTTGGTACGTATTTATATTGATACCAATCATAAAATAAACACGGCCTTTGCAATTACAAATTTTGATGGAAAAACCATTTGCTTGTGTGCAGAATTACCTTTAAAACCAATTGATAAAATCATTTATAAAAAAATAGATTTTAAAAATTTACCTGTCGAAGTTGTAAGAATTTGTATGGAAGAAAATTTACAATCGCTAATAATTGAAGGAGGCACCAACACACTTCAGCAATTTATTAATGCAAATTATTGGAATGAAGCACGCGTTTTTAAAAGCGAAATTCAACTTAAAACAGGAATAAAAGCAGCATTGTTAAATAATGCAACTCAAATTTCAACTCAAAAAATTAAAAATAACATTTTAACTTATTTCAAAAACCCAAAAAATGACTGA
- the prmC gene encoding peptide chain release factor N(5)-glutamine methyltransferase yields the protein MTVNNYKNIFLNQLPLFYDETERLNLFYLVMEFVLNYSKVDVVLNGNESVLMKNQSKIDAVIKRLQNNEPIQYITQQANFYGYDFKVSPATLIPRPETEELVEWILTEMNKQPTKKWRVLDIGTGTGCIPITIKKEFPLATVSAIDVSVNALKIANENAVNLQAEVTFIEQDILCTKQLDTYDIIVSNPPYVRNLEKVEINQNVLQHEPHLALFVDDNDPLIFYRKISQLANKCLDDSGFLFFEINQYLGNEMKQMVSEYFKSIELKKDFIENNRMLKASLKIK from the coding sequence ATGACGGTTAACAATTATAAAAATATATTTCTAAACCAACTTCCTTTATTTTATGATGAAACAGAGCGATTGAATTTGTTTTATTTGGTAATGGAATTTGTATTGAATTACAGCAAAGTTGATGTTGTTTTGAATGGGAACGAGTCGGTTTTGATGAAAAATCAGTCAAAAATAGATGCTGTTATTAAGCGTTTGCAAAATAACGAACCCATACAATATATAACTCAGCAAGCAAATTTTTATGGTTACGATTTTAAAGTATCGCCTGCAACATTAATTCCTAGACCCGAAACAGAGGAATTAGTAGAGTGGATTTTAACCGAAATGAACAAACAACCTACCAAAAAATGGCGTGTTTTAGATATTGGTACAGGTACAGGTTGTATACCCATTACTATTAAAAAGGAATTTCCGTTAGCAACAGTTTCGGCAATTGATGTATCTGTTAATGCACTTAAAATTGCTAATGAAAATGCTGTGAATCTGCAAGCTGAAGTTACTTTTATTGAACAAGATATTTTGTGCACAAAGCAATTAGATACTTATGATATCATCGTTTCAAATCCGCCTTACGTTCGCAATCTTGAAAAAGTAGAAATTAACCAAAATGTATTGCAACACGAACCTCATTTAGCTTTGTTTGTAGATGATAATGATCCGTTAATTTTTTACCGAAAAATTTCACAACTAGCAAATAAATGCTTAGACGATAGCGGTTTTTTATTTTTTGAAATCAACCAATATTTAGGAAATGAAATGAAACAAATGGTTTCGGAATATTTTAAATCAATTGAATTGAAAAAAGATTTTATAGAAAACAATCGCATGTTAAAAGCAAGCTTAAAAATCAAGTAA
- the hisS gene encoding histidine--tRNA ligase — protein MAQKPSIPKGTRDFSPIEVAKRQYIISTIKKHFERSGFQPIETPSFENSETLMGKYGEEGDRLIFKILNSGDYLSKVNETLLNEKNSQKVTSQISEKALRYDLTVPFARFVVQHQNELEFPFKRYQIQPVWRADRPQKGRYREFYQCDADVVGSTSLWQEVELVQLYDAVFTDLKVEGVTIKINNRKVLAGIAEVIGASDKLIDFTVALDKLDKIGEEGVKTEMLAKGISEEALVKVQPLFAFNGTLTEKIDQLRQLLATSEEGTKGVNELTFICETVEELGLQSAILDLDVTLARGLNYYTGAIFEVAAPATVQLGSIGGGGRYDDLTGIFGLKNMSGVGISFGLDRIYLVVEELNLFPNTVTNVTDVLFLNFGENEAKYCLKAIANLRNKGVKCELYPDKAKMAKQFQYAEKKGIKYAVIVGETEMNQNIFALKNLQTGEQQNGTLQDLLDILSK, from the coding sequence ATGGCACAAAAACCAAGTATTCCTAAAGGAACAAGAGATTTTTCTCCAATCGAAGTAGCAAAGCGTCAATACATTATATCTACCATAAAAAAACATTTTGAACGCAGCGGTTTTCAACCAATTGAAACACCTTCGTTTGAAAATTCTGAAACCTTAATGGGTAAATATGGAGAAGAAGGTGATCGTTTAATTTTTAAAATTTTAAATTCTGGTGATTATCTTTCTAAGGTCAACGAAACCTTATTAAACGAAAAAAACAGCCAAAAAGTAACCTCACAAATATCAGAAAAAGCGTTGCGTTATGATTTAACGGTTCCGTTTGCACGTTTTGTAGTTCAACATCAAAACGAATTAGAATTTCCGTTTAAACGCTACCAAATACAACCGGTTTGGCGTGCCGATCGTCCGCAAAAGGGGCGTTATCGTGAGTTTTACCAATGCGATGCCGATGTAGTAGGATCTACATCGTTATGGCAAGAAGTGGAATTGGTACAGTTGTACGATGCCGTTTTTACCGATTTAAAAGTAGAAGGCGTTACCATTAAAATTAACAATAGAAAAGTTTTAGCTGGTATTGCCGAAGTTATTGGTGCAAGCGATAAATTAATTGACTTTACTGTTGCTTTAGATAAACTAGATAAAATTGGCGAAGAAGGTGTTAAAACTGAAATGTTAGCTAAAGGAATTTCTGAAGAGGCTTTAGTTAAAGTACAACCTTTATTTGCATTTAACGGAACGTTAACTGAAAAAATTGACCAATTACGCCAATTACTTGCAACTTCTGAAGAAGGCACAAAAGGGGTAAATGAACTTACTTTTATTTGTGAAACTGTTGAAGAATTAGGCTTACAATCGGCTATTTTAGATTTAGACGTAACATTGGCTCGTGGTTTAAATTATTATACGGGAGCTATTTTTGAAGTTGCTGCACCTGCAACGGTTCAATTAGGATCGATAGGTGGCGGTGGCCGTTACGATGATTTAACAGGTATTTTTGGATTAAAAAACATGAGTGGTGTTGGTATATCTTTTGGTTTAGATCGCATTTATTTGGTTGTTGAAGAGTTAAACCTATTTCCTAATACAGTTACTAATGTTACCGATGTTTTGTTTTTAAATTTTGGCGAAAACGAAGCAAAATATTGTTTAAAAGCAATTGCGAATTTACGTAATAAAGGTGTAAAGTGTGAATTGTATCCCGATAAAGCAAAAATGGCAAAACAGTTTCAGTATGCCGAGAAAAAAGGAATTAAATACGCTGTAATTGTTGGCGAAACAGAAATGAATCAAAACATATTTGCTTTGAAAAACTTACAAACTGGTGAGCAGCAAAATGGTACCTTGCAAGATTTACTAGATATTTTAAGTAAATAA
- a CDS encoding LexA family protein — protein sequence MKLISNIKFSTDLQLLKLDHANKPIYVEFHGNVSAGFPSPAEDFLQERISLDQLYLSKPESTFLTRIGGLSMFPDYQLNDIIINRSDYELQHGDDAVVSVNNSDFTLKRYNAETNTFYAINEDFKDAFKVTNDDVVVLLGVVDTIVRERKKKNNKKAF from the coding sequence ATGAAGCTAATAAGTAATATAAAATTTTCAACTGATTTACAATTATTGAAGTTAGATCACGCAAACAAACCTATTTATGTTGAATTTCATGGAAACGTAAGCGCTGGGTTTCCGTCGCCTGCAGAAGATTTTTTACAAGAACGCATAAGTTTAGATCAATTGTATTTAAGTAAGCCCGAAAGTACGTTTTTAACTAGAATTGGCGGGTTATCTATGTTTCCCGACTATCAATTGAACGATATCATCATCAATCGATCAGACTATGAATTACAACATGGTGATGACGCAGTAGTTTCTGTTAATAATTCAGACTTTACCTTAAAAAGATACAATGCTGAAACAAATACTTTTTATGCTATAAATGAAGATTTTAAAGATGCTTTTAAAGTAACTAATGATGATGTTGTAGTACTGCTTGGCGTTGTAGATACTATTGTGCGCGAAAGAAAGAAAAAAAACAACAAAAAGGCGTTTTAA
- a CDS encoding Y-family DNA polymerase has protein sequence MYALVDCNNFYASCERVFKPQYRNTPIVILSNNDGCVIARSNEAKALGIPMGAPAFEYRNVFKEKGVQVYSSNYALYGDMSNRVTRILKKYTPDIEVYSIDESFLKFKGFEKYNLTEYCSKIRNEVLQNTLIPTCVGVAPTKALAKAANRIAKKFPQLNGVYVIDSEEKRIKALKWLDIEDVWGIGRQFAKKLKTKGINKAYHFTQLPSDYIRKEFSIVGLRLKKELEGISVLNLEDVPCKKSIATTRSFDTTYTNKSYLQERISTFATTCAEKLRNQKSTCNIVTVFVTTNRFNEAHEQYYKSINVIIPFATNSSIEITKYAKKGLEHIFKQGLHYKKAGVIVSGIAPENEKQFNLFEDEPVNHRKIMNVMDKLNFKYGSKKIKLASQALDKTWKMRQDLLSPNYTTDINDILTII, from the coding sequence ATGTATGCTTTAGTTGATTGTAATAATTTTTATGCAAGTTGTGAACGTGTTTTTAAACCACAATATCGCAATACCCCCATTGTTATTTTAAGTAATAACGACGGTTGCGTAATTGCGCGCAGTAACGAAGCTAAAGCATTAGGAATACCAATGGGAGCACCTGCCTTTGAATATCGAAATGTATTTAAAGAAAAAGGCGTTCAAGTATACTCGTCTAACTATGCGCTTTACGGAGATATGAGTAATCGTGTAACGCGCATCTTAAAAAAATATACTCCAGACATTGAGGTTTATTCTATTGATGAATCTTTTTTAAAATTTAAAGGTTTTGAAAAATATAATTTAACCGAATATTGTTCTAAAATTCGTAACGAAGTTTTACAAAACACTTTAATTCCTACATGCGTTGGTGTGGCACCAACTAAAGCATTAGCAAAAGCCGCAAACCGAATTGCTAAAAAATTTCCTCAATTAAATGGCGTTTATGTAATTGATTCTGAAGAAAAAAGAATAAAAGCCTTAAAATGGTTGGATATTGAAGATGTTTGGGGAATTGGCAGACAATTTGCAAAAAAATTAAAAACAAAAGGCATAAACAAAGCATACCACTTTACGCAACTACCAAGCGATTACATTCGTAAAGAATTTTCGATTGTTGGCTTGCGCTTAAAAAAAGAATTAGAAGGCATTTCTGTTTTAAATTTAGAAGATGTTCCATGTAAAAAAAGTATTGCTACAACCCGAAGTTTTGATACTACTTACACCAACAAAAGTTATTTACAAGAACGTATTTCTACTTTTGCCACTACATGTGCCGAAAAACTTCGAAACCAAAAAAGCACATGTAATATTGTTACCGTTTTTGTTACTACAAACCGTTTTAATGAAGCACATGAACAATATTACAAATCAATTAATGTTATAATACCATTTGCAACAAATTCAAGCATAGAAATTACTAAATATGCTAAAAAAGGGTTGGAACATATTTTTAAACAAGGGCTTCATTACAAAAAAGCAGGTGTAATAGTGAGCGGAATTGCCCCCGAGAATGAAAAACAATTTAATTTATTTGAAGATGAACCTGTAAATCATAGAAAAATAATGAATGTAATGGATAAACTTAATTTTAAATACGGCTCTAAAAAAATTAAACTAGCATCACAAGCTTTAGATAAAACATGGAAAATGAGACAAGATTTATTAAGCCCAAACTATACAACCGATATAAATGATATTTTAACAATAATATGA
- a CDS encoding RNA polymerase sigma factor: MKTNTETLIKSAKLGNQSAFTTLLDIYWGEVYHFILKRTENETDAEDITIETFAKAFDKLNTFNDTFAFNTWLITIAKNVHIDLLRKRKANQFVNLNDNDTYLFEILDDDDSLEDQLIFEQNLATLKRCIKQLKPHYQQIIQLRYFQERSYNEIAEIINEPLNNVKIKILRAKKLLTELIKKA, from the coding sequence TTGAAAACCAATACAGAAACCTTAATTAAAAGCGCAAAATTGGGAAACCAATCTGCTTTTACTACTTTGTTAGATATTTATTGGGGCGAAGTATATCATTTTATATTAAAAAGAACCGAAAATGAAACCGATGCCGAAGATATTACCATTGAAACTTTTGCCAAAGCTTTTGATAAATTAAACACGTTTAACGATACATTTGCATTTAACACTTGGTTAATTACTATTGCCAAAAATGTTCATATTGATTTGTTAAGAAAGCGAAAAGCAAACCAATTTGTAAATTTAAATGATAACGATACCTATTTATTTGAAATTTTAGACGATGATGATTCTTTAGAAGATCAATTAATTTTTGAACAAAACTTAGCTACTTTAAAACGTTGCATTAAACAACTAAAACCTCATTATCAACAAATTATACAATTACGCTACTTTCAAGAACGCAGTTATAACGAAATTGCCGAAATTATAAACGAACCACTTAATAACGTTAAAATTAAAATTTTACGCGCCAAAAAACTTTTAACCGAATTAATTAAAAAAGCATAA
- a CDS encoding glycosyltransferase, which translates to MALLLLYILAGLFFCLLVYYLGFFWSAAFNKPQENNAKRIPVSVIVYAKNNSEELRYLLPVLLNQNYHQYELVLVNNASTDDTLDLIKEYALMYPNIRVVDVVNNEAFWGNKKYALTLAVKASKNEYLVCIDADKKIHSYNWLLQLTSHFTLHKTIVLGSFFYSKQKGIFNKWLRFFHTMQQLQVLAYSKNSTPYSLNLQQIAFKKEEFYNVNGFISHLQKPLFTNEYFIKDVATVKNTAICEHPEALIETEAINKNDYKILKKQQVKLLTDLKGSTSFKIKFFNLIQFLFIIAAIVSFTTLTYWYITLAIVLLRKILFWIIFNKAAKKLTYTDLTLHFILFDLFYIFMQVQLFLSNIFSKPKP; encoded by the coding sequence ATGGCATTACTACTACTTTATATTTTAGCGGGTTTATTTTTTTGCTTATTGGTTTATTATTTAGGTTTCTTTTGGAGTGCCGCTTTTAATAAACCACAAGAAAATAATGCAAAAAGAATTCCAGTTTCGGTAATTGTTTACGCTAAAAACAATAGTGAAGAGTTGCGCTATTTACTGCCTGTATTGCTAAATCAAAATTACCATCAGTACGAATTGGTGCTTGTAAACAATGCATCTACCGACGATACTTTAGATTTAATTAAAGAATACGCTTTAATGTACCCAAATATAAGAGTGGTTGATGTAGTAAATAACGAAGCCTTTTGGGGCAATAAAAAATATGCACTTACACTTGCTGTTAAAGCTAGTAAAAATGAATATTTAGTTTGTATTGATGCCGATAAAAAAATACACTCTTACAATTGGTTGTTACAACTAACATCGCATTTCACATTACATAAAACCATTGTTTTAGGATCGTTTTTTTACAGCAAACAAAAAGGAATCTTTAATAAATGGTTGCGTTTTTTTCATACAATGCAACAACTACAAGTTTTAGCATATTCCAAAAACAGTACACCTTACAGTTTAAATTTACAGCAAATTGCCTTTAAAAAAGAAGAATTTTATAATGTAAACGGTTTTATTAGTCATTTACAAAAACCGTTATTTACAAACGAATATTTTATAAAAGATGTAGCAACGGTAAAAAACACTGCCATTTGCGAACATCCCGAAGCTTTAATTGAAACCGAAGCTATAAATAAAAATGATTACAAAATTCTTAAAAAACAACAAGTTAAACTACTTACAGACTTAAAAGGAAGTACTTCATTTAAAATAAAATTCTTTAATTTAATACAGTTTTTATTTATTATTGCTGCAATAGTTTCGTTTACTACTTTAACGTATTGGTACATTACATTAGCAATTGTATTACTACGTAAAATACTTTTTTGGATTATTTTTAATAAAGCAGCTAAAAAACTAACTTACACCGATTTAACTTTGCATTTTATTTTATTTGATTTGTTTTATATTTTTATGCAAGTTCAATTATTTTTATCAAATATTTTCAGCAAACCAAAACCCTAA
- the murB gene encoding UDP-N-acetylmuramate dehydrogenase, whose translation MQHNQSLKNYNTFGINAQATAFVTITSVNQLKNVITTNNNKLPLFILSGGSNMLLTKNIDALVLHIDTKGVEIINEDDHFVWIEAQAGEVWHEFVLQTIDRNLGGLENLSLIPGKVGSSPIQNIGAYGVEIKDTMHSLTALNLETLETETFLNTNCEFGYRESVFKSKLKDKYIITSVTFKLKKAPHELHTTYGAIQQELDFKGITTPTIKDVSNAVIAIRQSKLPDPKEIGNSGSFFKNPVISIDLYEQLIKKNANIPHYPVNNLQVKVPAGWLIEQAGLKGYRKGDAGVHTKQALVLVNYGNATGQELINLAKYVQETVFNKFGIEITPEVNII comes from the coding sequence ATGCAACACAATCAATCTTTAAAAAACTACAATACTTTTGGTATTAATGCGCAAGCAACAGCTTTTGTTACAATTACATCGGTAAATCAATTAAAAAATGTAATTACAACAAACAATAATAAACTTCCGCTTTTTATTTTAAGTGGCGGTAGTAACATGTTGCTTACTAAAAACATTGATGCTTTGGTGTTACATATTGATACAAAAGGTGTTGAAATTATTAATGAAGACGACCATTTTGTTTGGATTGAAGCACAAGCTGGCGAAGTTTGGCACGAATTTGTTTTACAAACTATAGATAGAAACTTAGGCGGTTTAGAAAACTTATCGTTAATTCCTGGAAAAGTAGGTTCGTCACCCATTCAAAACATAGGAGCATACGGTGTTGAAATTAAAGACACCATGCATAGCTTAACTGCTTTAAATTTAGAAACATTAGAAACAGAAACTTTTTTAAACACCAATTGTGAATTTGGTTACCGCGAAAGTGTTTTTAAAAGTAAATTAAAAGACAAATACATAATTACATCGGTTACTTTTAAACTAAAAAAAGCACCACATGAATTGCACACAACTTATGGCGCTATTCAGCAAGAATTAGATTTTAAAGGTATTACAACACCTACAATTAAAGATGTTAGCAATGCGGTAATAGCTATTCGCCAATCAAAATTACCCGATCCAAAAGAAATTGGTAACAGTGGCAGTTTTTTTAAAAACCCTGTTATAAGTATTGATTTGTATGAACAACTAATTAAAAAAAACGCAAACATACCACACTACCCCGTAAATAATTTACAAGTAAAAGTTCCAGCTGGCTGGCTAATTGAACAAGCTGGTTTAAAAGGATATCGCAAAGGCGATGCGGGCGTACATACTAAACAAGCCTTGGTGTTAGTTAACTACGGAAATGCTACAGGACAAGAGCTAATAAACCTTGCAAAATATGTTCAAGAAACCGTTTTTAATAAATTTGGAATAGAAATTACGCCTGAAGTTAACATTATTTAA
- the recF gene encoding DNA replication/repair protein RecF (All proteins in this family for which functions are known are DNA-binding proteins that assist the filamentation of RecA onto DNA for the initiation of recombination or recombinational repair.) — translation MNLEHIHILNFKNISEKTLEFTKKINCFVGKNGQGKTNLLDAIYYLAFGKSYFNPIALQNIKHNEDFFVVEGTFTKNNKHEQIACSLKKGQKKVLKRNGKIYEKFADHVGLIPMVMISPSDQDLISEGSETRRKFIDLVISQQNTPYLQQIIQYQKIIAQRNALLKYFALNRVFDVDTLSVYNEQLSDLGTEIHLKRKAFVEEFNPIFTKYHNQITGNNEKVEIKYESQLNNTPLLELFDTFLQKDRVLQYTSVGVHKDDLLFEINGYPIKKYGSQGQQKSLLIALKLAQFDFIKKQSGVPPILLFDDIFDKLDAERVQQIIQMVNNATFGQLFITDTHEDRTELIVKQTNLDYEIFKIST, via the coding sequence GTGAATTTAGAGCATATACATATCCTTAATTTTAAAAATATTTCTGAAAAAACGCTTGAATTTACCAAGAAGATTAATTGCTTTGTGGGTAAAAACGGTCAAGGTAAAACTAATTTGCTTGATGCCATTTATTATTTAGCGTTTGGCAAAAGTTATTTTAACCCCATTGCGTTGCAAAATATTAAACATAACGAAGATTTTTTTGTGGTTGAAGGTACTTTTACAAAAAACAACAAACACGAACAAATTGCTTGCAGTTTAAAAAAAGGACAAAAAAAGGTGTTGAAACGCAATGGTAAAATTTACGAAAAATTTGCCGATCATGTGGGGTTAATTCCTATGGTTATGATATCGCCTAGCGACCAAGATTTAATTTCTGAAGGAAGCGAAACCCGCAGAAAATTTATCGATTTGGTAATTTCGCAGCAAAACACTCCTTATTTACAGCAAATTATTCAGTACCAAAAAATTATTGCGCAGCGCAATGCCCTTTTAAAATATTTTGCTTTAAACCGCGTTTTTGATGTGGATACTTTAAGCGTTTATAACGAACAATTAAGTGATTTAGGAACCGAAATTCATTTAAAAAGAAAAGCTTTTGTAGAAGAATTTAATCCTATATTTACTAAATATCATAACCAAATTACAGGTAATAACGAAAAAGTAGAAATTAAATACGAAAGTCAGTTAAACAATACCCCTTTATTGGAACTTTTTGACACCTTTTTACAAAAAGATCGCGTGTTACAATATACATCGGTAGGTGTACATAAAGACGATTTATTGTTTGAAATTAATGGCTATCCTATAAAAAAATACGGTTCACAAGGGCAACAAAAATCATTATTAATTGCATTAAAATTGGCTCAGTTTGATTTTATTAAAAAACAAAGTGGGGTGCCTCCTATTTTATTATTTGATGATATTTTTGATAAGTTAGATGCCGAACGCGTGCAACAAATTATACAAATGGTAAATAATGCAACATTTGGCCAATTGTTCATAACGGATACACACGAAGATCGCACCGAATTAATAGTAAAACAAACTAATTTAGATTACGAAATTTTTAAAATATCAACTTAA